The nucleotide sequence ccgaaactaatatgatgaccaggggcgtagctgtcaatctgcttcAAATGACAAATCGAATTGgcatgcagtgcgaagccgccgaatactcAGATTgggccagggagaaaagtctccctcagggcggaattgttgtggatggttgatggagccatcgagccttcaggtgatgacacagtggaactctcaatgaaagcaccaatgtcggtgtcaaaaccgacagatctcgggtagggggtcccgaactgtgcgtctaaggatcgaaggtaacaaggaggcaggggacacgatgtttacccaggttcgggccctcttaatggaggtaataccctacttcctgcttgattgaccttgacgagtataggggttacatgagttgatctatctcgagatcgtgatggctaaaccttacatgtctagcctgtatgattatgattctacctatggactaagccctccggtttatatagacaccggagggatctagggttgtacggagtcggttacaaagaaaggaaggtacatgatctgaacgctaagcttgccatccacgcaagggaaagtcctatccggacacgggggaggtccttctaccttgtatcttcacggcccatcagttcggcccatgtcacataggccgactcctcgaggaccccatagtccaggactcccttagttggGCCACCCGAAAGGCTGAGCATGTTGtttctcgacatccttgaaatggGCACAATTTTTTTTGCATGGTCTTGTATGGCCAATTCAAGGCACCACGCTAAGTTGTTTTGGTTTTTGACAAATTTTGATTTTTTTGAGGTTTCTCAATGAAAAAAGCCCGATAGATGGCCGAACATGACGCAACTTGCATAGGGTGTCAGAATTCATTCAAACCTGGCATGAATGCCTACCATGGGATGTCGAGTTGGCGTAAAAAATTGGAGATCATTTCTAGGATGTCCAAAAAACACTATGTTAAACGTAGAGTGTCCTTGTAGGCCAGAAGGCTCCATTTGAGAGCATGTTTTTTGCGGCATCCATCAAACGACCTCAATTTTCTTCATGAGCTTATATGACCATTTCAAGGCATCATGTCAAGTTGTTTGAGTTTTcgataattatttcaattttggggCTTTTCTCGGTGAAAAATGACCGGAAAATGGTCGGATGTGGCGCAACTTGGCATcggtgcctaccatgggcatgcccacctgctgAAAAATGTTGGGTCACTTCATACATGTTAAAAAATAGACCATATTCAATTAATGGTGTTCGGGTAGGCTAGACCCCAAATGACCCAAAAGGTTTTTCATGAGAttatatgaccaattcaaggcatcaTGTCAATTTCTTTCAGTTTTTGACAActtttgcattttctggagtttctTTGGCTACGAAAAGACGGTAAATGGCCGGGCGTGTCGCAACTTGCTTACTGTGCCTGAAATCATTCAAATCTGGCATGGATGCCTATAATGAGCATGTCCACTTGCTTGCAAAAGTTGGAGTCATTTAAAGAATGATAAAAAAATAAACCATGTTCAATGAAGTTTTTTCTTAGGGTGCGTTGTTTCTCGAGATCCTTAAAGTGGCCCCAATTTTTTTCATGGACTTGTATAACCAACTAAAGGCACCACGGAAAAACATTGGTTTTCAGCAAATTTTGCATTTCTTTGGAGTTTTCTCCATAAGAAAAGGTCAAAAAATACCAGGCAATCATTCAAACTTGACAtgaatgcctaccatgggcattcCTACCTAtttgcaaaagttggggtcatttaatatatgtccaaaaatagAGCATGTTAAACAGTGTGTTCGGGTAGGCCAGAAGGCTCCGTTTAAGAGCACGTTGTTTCTCGATATCCTTGAAATTGCCCCATTTGTTTATGGACTTATATGACCAATTGAAGGCACCTTTCCTAGTTGTTTGGGTCGtcgacaagttttgcattttttttaagttttctcgatgaaagaaaaacaaaaaatggcTGGACATGCCACTCGTGGAATTTGGTCTATTTTGGGCCAGTCCAATAACCATTTTTtgaattcctaataaatcctagaggcctacttagcccattcatgcaaggcaagaggtgggaaTAATGTTTAGTCTCACAAATTCGAAAATTCTTCccctttttcaaaaattgttcaaaaaTTCAACAAAAAAACCAGGAGTTCTAATTGATGTCCGCGCTTTCAATTTTTTTAGAATTTCAAGAATGTTCCTGTTTTCCAAAAAAATCCACACAAATTACAAAAAAACAGGGAATTAAAATAAAATTGGTTCAAAATTTTGGttatatttttatgatttttttcattCCAAATAAGTTAGTTTTTTCCAAACAATgataaaaaatatcaaaaaatgttcgtgtttaaaATTTTGTCTGCTCTTCTTAAAAATTATTCGTGTTTTGATATTCTGAGCAATTTTTAGAGAcataaacatttttctaaatttcTGTGTAATTTTACTAAATGCAAATATTTATAGTTTTTGAATAAAATTTGAACcaacgaacaatttttgaattttttaaaagcTCAAGCATTTTTCaaaataaaggaaaaaagaaaagaaacaaagaactaacagaaaaaagaaaaaaatagtgaGAAAAAGGTGAGTTCGCTACATTAAATAGGTCGCTGAGAGATAGTTCTCTTAGTCCGTCTTTCCTAGTTACACACTGAAACTTATTCACTCGTGTGGCTAGCGGCGAGTGGTCAATAGCGGGAGTTACACGGTTTGATCCCTCGCATTGCCATTCCTTTTTCGGTGTTTTTTCGTTTTTCCGCATGGGAAAATGGGCCAGTCTAGTCGGCGGCctctgtgtggtgctgtctatttGAAGCTCTCTGCGTCATAATGTCGACCGCATGCACAGGGTGAACCCCCCGGGAAATGGGCAGGCCACTCCACACAGCGAGCAACCGGTTTTGGTAATTCTCCTTTACTGTTTTCCTGGATTTTATTTTGTGTTATTTGTTTTTATGTTTCTGTTTCTGTTttgcttttgtttttgtttcttttcgcatttttctttttttgttcaaaAAGAAAGTGTCCGTGTTTTGGGAAAGAATCTTTGCATGCTCCGAAGAATGTTCATGTTTTTCatgaaaattttattttatttgaaaaTGTTCTAGTtttcaatatttttttaaaaaatttagaaaatgtttggAATTTCAATTATTTTGTTGATGTTTTCTAAATTTGTACAAAAAAGttaatgtttcaaaaaaaattcatgtttTCATCAAAATGACCGGAATTTGCAAAAATTGTTCACTCTGTAAGAACTATTtcggtatttcaaaaaaaattcatgtcTTTAAAAAATTCCGATATTTTAtggcattttcttttttttttagaattttaCAAATGATTTCTGTTTCTAAAAACATTCTACATTTTGTTTTTCATAAATTCAGTAAGTGTTTCGAAATTTTCCAAAAAAACATTTTCTAATCTCGATGCCACAGTGTTCTTAACGTTTACACGCTTATCAGCAATCAATAAAAGGGCATCATTCCTACTGGTCAGCAGCTGTTGGTTGAGACTATTTTGTTGGACTCTCATTTTGTGGAGGACCTGGCACTTGCGCAACAGCATTGCCCATAGCAAAGGCAAAGATAATGTCTCAGGGTCTGCAGAAATTTTCCCCGGTTTGAAGAGGAGATAAAAGGAGTACATCTGCAGTGTACAGGAACCGGTGGTACTGGAACTTGAGGTCAGTATGCCCATTGCTCTACTGTTGCATGACGCCTTCAGCCTGATACTCCGGACCGGTCAGTGTGCTTCCCTACCTTGTCTAACATTAGGGTGGCTTCTCGTCCCACTGCATCCCCGTGGTTGGGGGAAAGTGCAATGCCCTTGCTCATGAATTGGCTTCCCTATCATTTTTTGGGCCTTGTTTTGCCAAATTGCTTAGCCTTCATGCCTCACATCCAGTTTGTTATCATGTGTACATATGAGGAAGACACTAAAGTTCTGCAAAATCTTCACAGAAAACGCATTCATCTGATGGCTGCACAAAAAAGAGATGCAAAATTTAGTGATATGTCTACTAGCAAATAGTACTCCTCTTGTCTTATATTCTAGATCACGCCATTTTCTTGCCTGTGCAGCTCATGGTCCAAACGagttttttcttcttctgaaaTTTGCAAATTCATATTGTATTCTTATGGTTGCACTACACTGTTGGAACTGTCCTGGCTAAGGCTAATAGTAGCACTTTGAGGCTTGTAAATGAAGAATTGGTGTTTTCCAGTCCGAACAACACAAATCTAAATATTATCAGGTGAGGACTGAATTGCGAAAATTTGATCCGCCCCCGCGTCGCCTAGGTTAGGCGACACGGGCGGTAGCCCCCCACCGCGCCGCCACcagcccccccccctcctccaGCTACTCCCCTCGCCGCCGTCGGAAGCCACCACCGAGCGAAGCTCGcactgtggcggcggcggcggggcctcccCCCGTTGCGCGGCTCTCCTCGCGCGGCGCCCGCGGCTGGCGGCCCGCGTCACGTTGGTCCATCGGCGCCTCTCCCGGCGTCCTAGCGGCCGGCGGCGCGCCTCCCGGAGGCGGATCCGGTGCCTCCGCTCCCTCCTGCGCCTCCTAGTGGTCGTCATGGCGGTGCTCCTCCCCGCGACCCCTCCTGGTGGCGGATCTGGGATCGCCTCCGCGGCTCCTCCTTGCCATCGTCGCCGGCACTGCCCGGTGCGACGCATCCTCCTCCTCCCACCCTCCCATGCGCTCCACCTCGCCTGGCCACCCATTCCCGTGGCCTGGCTGTCCGGCGTCCTCCCGACGGCAGGACCTCGTCCCGGCCAGGCCTCCTCTTGGACTGGCCGTGGTGGTGCTATGGGCCCTCGTGCATCCGGCTGTCCGGCGTCCTCCCGGTGGCCGAGCCTCATTCCGGCCATGCCTCTTCTTGTGCTGGCTGCGGTGAACTATACAGTATGTATCAATGCACACATCTGCTCCAGATTCAGCCATCTCATGAAACTTTTCCTTTGCAGCAACAGTTCGTCCAGCCAGAAATAACCCATCCAGTATGACGTTATAATTAAAAGTTGTAGGTTTAACTCCCTTGCGCAACATTTCTTTGAACAGAATCAGCCCATCGTCAATCCTTAAGTTTTTGCAATAGCCATTAATAAGTATACCATAAGTAATATTAGAAGGTTCTAAACCATATGACATCATATCATCAAATATTTTTGAGGCATCCTCCATCTTGCGGACTAGGCAGTATCCACCAATCAGTATATTAAATGTGCAAACATTAGGCCTCATACCTATGTGTGCTATCAAGCCAAGGATATCCCGTGCTTCTATTACCCTTCCTTCTGTGCATAGGTTCTGCATGATTGAATGGAAGAACTTAATATCAGGAGGAGGTAtacctttgttcatcatttcagTAACCAATTCCTTTGCTTTCACCAAATCGCCGTGTGTACAAAAACCTTGGATTAGGGAAGTATAAACAGCTGTGTCTGGTCGTACTCCCGTATCAATCATCTGATTAAACATAATCATAGCATCGTCCAACCTACCCTTTTTGCAAAATGCATCTATTACGGGTAAATATGTGACTGCATCTGGACTCACTCCTTGTTTCTGCATTTCATTGAAGATAAGCATAGCCTTATCAAGCTTCCCAGATTTAGCATATGCATTAATCAGTATGTTGAAGATACAACAGTCAGGTAGAATACAGTTTCTTTCCATTGAATTGAAGAGATTAATCATATCAACTAAGCATCCTTCGGTGGCATACCCATGAAGGAGAATAGCATATGAAACGTTGTCAGGTTTCAGGCCCTTCATAGCCATGGTATCAAAAATTCCTGCAGCTTCTTTGCTTCTTCAATGTTTGCAAAGAAAGGTCATAAACATGTTGTAAGTATGCACATCTGCTGTAACCCTCCGACTTGTCATCTCTTTGGATACCCTAACTGCCTCCTTCCAATGGCCTGAAGAGGAATATCCATGGATGAGGCTATTATATGTGACATTATCAGGTACGACACCATTATCAACCATCTGACGAAGGAAATACTCTGCCTTGTCCATTGCTTTGGCCTTGCACAGCGCATCAATAACCGAGGTATATGTCATCAAATTAGGCGCAACGCCCTGCTGCGCCATTTCATGGAACAGGCTGCACGCCTTGCCTACTTGGCCTTCCTTGAAGAAGCCATGGATGACCGTGTTATACGCCACCACGTCAGGGGTGCAGCCCAGCTCAGTCATCCTGTGAAGCAGCACGTTGAGAGCCTCATCTGTGCGCTTTGCGTGGCAGAGGCCCTTGAGAAGAGTGCAAACTTGAATGACGCCTGCCTTAAGTCCCGTCCTGAGGAGACGGCCGAAGAAAGCAAACGCCAGATCGAGGCGGTGTGCGCGGCAGCAACAGTCCATGAGGATGCCGTAGGTGCAGGCCGTTGGGTGCGCCACACAGCGGGCGCCTTGGGATATGCGGCTGAAGAGGTTGACTGCGAGTGCAAGGCCATCACTGCACGCCGCGGACGCCGGAGCGCGGGCGAGGGCGGCAAGAAGGTTGTTGAGCGGGCGCTCCTGGACAGGATTGGCCTGCCGCAGCAATTCATCGAACAGGTGGTGTGCGTCCTCCGGGGTGAGGTTGCCAGAGCGCGCACGCTCcgtggcggcggcgaaggcggtgTGGGGCTCCCAGCTGCGTGAGGaatgggaggtggaggaggagtggcgggcgcggaggcggaggcggagtggCGACATGGGCGTGGTGGAGGAGAGGCGAGGCATGGCCTTGGTGTGAAGTGGGAGCAAGGCGAGTGGGAGACGACGGGGCATGTGCTAGGTGGCAACCTTCAGCTATCCATTGTGTACAGTAGCATTTTTTTACAGTGACGAGTGAATAGGTCGTGAACTCTGGGAAGACGAGTGGGAGATCATCTTGCGGTTACTGTTGCACGTTTAGTTATTTTCTTTCTTCACAGGTAAATCAAATAATGTTCTTTTTCTCGGGGAATTAAATTATGTTCGTATATTACATACGGACACCGTATAACTCCGGTATCGCGTCGCGGGTGAAAAGGGCCTGAATATTTCCTACCAACAAGCCCCCCAGGCCCCACTAACTCACACGTCATTCTTGCATCTCATTGACACTGGCCCCGAAAAACGGCAAAAAGCAAAAGGTGTGAACCTTGTAATCTTTTCTATACAGAAAAACAGAATCCCACATCCTGTTTGCAATCAATGCAAATTAACATTGCTCAAGACCCAGAGAAAGCCCTAATAGAAGTGGGACCGTCTCTTCTGAGCTTTGAAGTCCCTTTTCCATTTACCAACCAAGttccttttttcttttgtttgtgcCATCTTTACCAACTTCTACTTCTTGGTTGGCTTGATGCTTACAGGTCTTGCCTCTGCTGATACTGGTCATGGGGACAAGAACTCCGTTGACGAACTTTCTGATTAACATAGAATCTATGAGTTTTTTCTTCTAATTACTAGTACTAACATTATTCAGTGCGTGCCCCcttcgttcttaaatatttgtctttgtagacattttaaatggactatcacatacggatatatgtagacatattttaaagtgtagattcactcatttcgcttcgtatgtagtcactcgttgaaatatcTAGGCCCTGTTTTGTTCATAAGtcttaggactttttctagtcccaactaaaaagtccctagtccctaaaaagtcactccctgtttgttttcagagactaaaaaatctctagtcccttcctagaggttattaaatgaccatgttgccctagtatatagaaaaataacaatcaaacaacaccatggggtgacGAGCCAATgaatgcatggaggggcattgttggaaaagtcccaaaaaagactctccttgagagtcttcttcatttagtcccaaatgcctagtttagtccctaaaaagtcccttctgtttggtaaaaaagtctctaagaaGGACTTTTATTCCCTACACAAAAAAATCCCTGGAAACAAACCAcccctagaaagacaaatatttagaaacgaagagaGTAATTCGTAAGAGTATAATTTTTTAGACCAAGAATGTATACATAGGCCGCGAACGCTCCTTATCTAGTCATTTTGACTGCCTGGCGCTGATATTATTTTTCCTACCTCCAAATAGTAAATGAGCTAGTCCAGTTCATTAcgtccctaaaaaggggggatttaCAGTTGTGCCAAATAAGAAGAATAACAAAACTAATCTCTACTAGAACTATTGTTGGGCATCCAATGTGCATGGATTATAAGAAGTTAAATCAATGAACTCGTAAGGATCATTAACCGCTGCCATTTATGCACTCGTTCTGCTATCTTAGGTTGATggatacttcctccgtccggaaatatttccggacggagggagtacttcagatttttcttttctttcaaatAGCAGTCCACCTAGAAGATCAAGAAAAGACGTCATTCACATGCCCGTACGTATTGTATATAAGCTTACCGGCGAATAATTTTTGGGTTGTGTATTGTGCCTGCTACTTTCCGACGATGCATGACTGGTATGTCTGCTGAATTTGTTGACAAAATAATGGAAGTGTTTAttgatgatttttctgtttatgaaACATCCTTCGtcgattgtttgagcaaccttaaCAAAGTTGTGCAGAGATATGAGACACTAATCTTATGGTCAATTAGGCAAAATTGGCAATATTAAAAACTGCGGACCTAGTCCAGCCGAGTCCCCTTTGCCAAGAATGGTACTAAGCAAACGCATCGCTGAGTTCACTACAAACTTGGCGAATCATGTAGCTCGAAGGTCCCCGTTTGTTCAATCCACTAGTACTTCATGCAGTATGTGCGGCTTCTACTAACGCATCACGTGTTGAACATCGCCCGACACTTTTGTCACTCCTAAACAACTCGTGAAACCATTAATTATGTGTGATGAGTGACATATATGTTTATTGTTATAATGCACTTGTTATATTTTCTTCATAACGACTACTTTGTTTTATTAAAAAGACATCATTGTAATGTGGTATCTGTATGTGGACCAATTTAAAACTAAAATTTATGTATCCCATGCAATTTGATGATGTGATCCAGGTGCAATATGCTGCAATAGCATCAATTCGGCATCAATTAATAACAGTGGCAGGCACCAAATACCGTGGCAGGCGGTGGAAAGTGCCCACCATTGCTGCACAAAATTTCCGTGGCGGGCGATGGGGATTGCCCGCCACTACTGATGGGCTACCACTGGCAGGCGACCGCCCGCCACTGATGGCATATTAGCAATGACGAGCACCCTTGAGAGCCTTGCTCGCCACTAGTAGGCTTTTTTCGCCTGCCACTGGTAGGCATTCCTGTATTAGTGATTTGCATTCAATCAATCTTCAAGATGTGTTTTTTAATGTTTTATTATCgcgatctgatctttcactttacTTTATTAGTAATGATCATTGTATCTTTGTCAAAGAAGCTATTGATAAGGGATGGGATCTTTTCACTTTTAGAAGAACGGTATTTGGTGATACTGAACAATTATGAAAAAGCCTCAAAGAAAGATGTGAAGAGGTTTTGATGTATGGAGGGAGAGATAAACCTATGTGGATGCTATCTGCTGATAGGAAATTTACTGCTAAATCTCTTTACCTTCATCTCATCAAAACTGACATTGGCTTCCCACAATTTTTTTTGTGGAAAACAAAGGTCCCAGCAAAAATTAAATTCTTCTTATGGTTGCTAAATAAAAAAAGTATTCTAACTAGAGAACGTTTACTGAAAAGGGGGTGGAAGGGTGACAAGCAGTGTGTCCTATGTGGGAAAGAGGATGCCATAGATCATCTTTTCTTTTCCTGTTCGGTTGCTAGGCTCATCTGGAATTTAGTTTGCTATGCTTTTGATTTAAAACAGATCTCGGGCAATTTGAATGATTGTTTTGGGAGCTGGCTTagcaaatttcacaaaaaaaaatgacAAGAGGCTGGTCTTGATTGGCATCTCTGCCTTACTTTGGGCGATCTGGATTTGCAGAAATGACATTATCTTTGATAGAAAAAAGATTAATGACCCAATGAGAATAGTTAAAATGATGTGTAATTGGATTACTGATTGGGCTGTTTTGCAGAGAAAGGACCCAGAGGAAAAAATATTGATGCTGGGAGCAAGACTTATTGAGCAGGTAGCAAGTGAAATATACATGGCGACTCAGGGGTGTCGTATTGGAGTGATGCGACTGCAGATGTGATGGTGGGCTTTGGATGGTAGACTACTGTTTCCACCTAGTTGTCCCTTCAAAAAATAGTTGTTGTTTTGGATTTAATAGCTAAGACTGTCGTGTTCCTTTCTGTTAAAACCGTAGAAGTTATGCTTAGCTCTTAGCTGGTGCTGGATGATGATTGTCCTTTACTGTACTCGCTTTCGCTGGTTTCTTTAATGGAAATCGAAGGGGAAACCCTCTTTCGCTAAAAAAAACAGAATTTGAAAGCTTTCAGTGCATGGGAAAACTGAAGAAAATGGGGCTGCGCAtaaaaaaactttgcaacggtCAATTTTTTCATGTAAGAAGGGGTCATAGCTGAACATTGATCTGCTTCAGTTTGTGGTTCGCGCAGCAGCACAGTGCAGAGTCTGCATCTAAAGAACTGGAGCCATCCTCCAAACATAACAAAGAGCACCCTAATTAAAGGCTGCTGCAACTATGTGCACATACTGCAGAAGCACAAAATATTCAGAAGTCAGCGGGGCACAATGCCGCAgctccaacacacacacacacacacacacacacacacacacacacacacacacacacaaggcccTCTATGATACGCTGGGCCGATCTCTCATGATCTCTCATAATCGAGAGAATTGACCCCCACAGACCTTGGGATGAGTCCTCGGGGATCTACAGAGTGGCAACACATTGCGTGCTTGGAGATGGCGAATCCGCGTGCTTCTGGACTGATTGGTGCCTTTGGGATGGCCGGATCGAGGAGCTAATGCCAAACCTATATGCTTTTGTGAGAAAGCCTGCGCGGCTAAAGACGGCCAGGCAGGCCATGGTGGAAGGTTGGTGGCAAGATGTTTCCCCAGACATGACTACGCGTGCTCTACTCGAGTTCATTGCTCTGGTGGACTGGACGCAGGATGTGGATCTCACGCCAGGGGTGAAAGATAGGATCCATTGGGCTTGGTACATCACTGGGAAATTCTCGGCTAAATCCGCTTACATGGCATGCTTTGCGGGTAGGATTGAGGCGAACGATGCTACTCAGATTTGGAGATCCAGGGCGTTGGCCACTTGCAAGGTCTTTGTATGGCTTGCTGCACGGAACATATGTTGGACGGCATATAGACTCCAAAGACGTCACTTGCCTCACCCATCTGCATGTCCTTTTTGTGATCAAGCCCAGGAGACCATTGACCACTTGCTGTTGGGGTGTGTGTTTGCTAGGCAAGTTTGGTCACGTATTACCAGTGAGTGGGGAAAGCCCTCTTGGATGCCTACGGCAGACGCTAACTTGGTGCAATGGCGGACCGCTCTCACTCTGCAGAAGTAGCTAAGGAAGGAGATTTGGACGGTGGTCACCCTTGTGGCATGGACGATCTGGAGACACAGGAATGACATAGTGTTCAATGGTGCTTCCCCCTCGGCGGATGTAGTGCTTAGGAGGATTGACAAGGAGGGGCAGGACTGGAGGGCCGCGAGTTTGCTACGTGAGCACGGCTCTTTGCCACGTAGAGTAGTGAGGTTGGATATCAGCGAGTGATccgcatgtggatctttttggctTTGTAAGCCGTGGAGTTGTAATGACTTGTTTGCCATTCTTGGCACTTTCTATCTATGCTTCTGATGCGTCAAGCTTTCGACGCATCCTTGAAAAAAAAGATGGAAAAGCACCTATTCAATCAATTAAAAGGTTACTGTTGATACTAAAAACGAATAGAATACAGAGCA is from Triticum aestivum cultivar Chinese Spring chromosome 1B, IWGSC CS RefSeq v2.1, whole genome shotgun sequence and encodes:
- the LOC123094455 gene encoding protein Rf1, mitochondrial-like produces the protein MAMKGLKPDNVSYAILLHGYATEGCLVDMINLFNSMERNCILPDCCIFNILINAYAKSGKLDKAMLIFNEMQKQGVSPDAVTYLPVIDAFCKKGRLDDAMIMFNQMIDTGVRPDTAVYTSLIQGFCTHGDLVKAKELVTEMMNKGIPPPDIKFFHSIMQNLCTEGRVIEARDILGLIAHIGMRPNVCTFNILIGGYCLVRKMEDASKIFDDMMSYGLEPSNITYGILINGYCKNLRIDDGLILFKEMLRKGVKPTTFNYNVILDGLFLAGRTVAAKEKFHEMAESGADVCIDTYCIVHRSQHKKRHGRNEARPPGGRRTAGCTRAHSTTTASPRGGLAGTRSCRREDAGQPGHGNGWPGEVERMGGWEEEDASHRAVPATMARRSRGGDPRSATRRGRGEEHRHDDH
- the LOC123094463 gene encoding protein Rf1, mitochondrial is translated as MPRRLPLALLPLHTKAMPRLSSTTPMSPLRLRLRARHSSSTSHSSRSWEPHTAFAAATERARSGNLTPEDAHHLFDELLRQANPVQERPLNNLLAALARAPASAACSDGLALAVNLFSRISQGARCVAHPTACTYGILMDCCCRAHRLDLAFAFFGRLLRTGLKAGVIQVCTLLKGLCHAKRTDEALNVLLHRMTELGCTPDVVAYNTVIHGFFKEGQVGKACSLFHEMAQQGVAPNLMTYTSVIDALCKAKAMDKAEYFLRQMVDNGVVPDNVTYNSLIHGYSSSGHWKEAVRVSKEMTSRRVTADVHTYNMFMTFLCKH